AATATGGAGTAAGAAAACACGTGTCAAGAATGCACGGATATGAGTCTTTACAGGAAAAAATTccctttaaaataaatagttCCTGCATAGCATCACTCATTTATTATTCACCACATTAGAATCCCCACATTATTATTTACCGCATAACAGTTTTTACATTATTATCATCGCATAAACATTCCCTGCATGACTTATACTTTAACCAAATAATGTCTTACTCTTTTGTATTGCAATTTTGTGATATTACTGAAGAAAAGGACAGTGATATAGGGTGCTTTATCTTTTGTTTCATGACTTTGTGATTGTCTGGTGGAGTATATTCTTATGTAGAAACTGAGACCCATGTCAAAATAAATGTGCGTCCCTTTTACATAGTCAAGGATTATGATCTTTTGTTTGATTCTAGCATCTCTTTGTGGAGCATTACACTCATTGTCATGTTCTACAGCATGCTGCAGATGAGCGAATTCGTTTGGAAGAACTGCGTGAGAAGGTAATGATTGTCTAAAAACCCATTGATGTGTCATTTCAACTTGTAGTCTGTAACTTAGTGAATTATCAGGTCTTATCTGGACAAAAGAGGACAACAACATATCTTGATTCCGAGCAAGAATTGGTACGTTTATGGTCATCTAATGTGAATTAGAGTTTGTCTTTGCCTTGTGCCGCTTAGCTTGTGGGGAAGTGTTGAAACTCTTTATAATAGGTAACATTGATTTTGAGTCTATGACCATGTTTTTGCAGGTCATGCCTGAAATTGGTTACCAATTATTACACAACTATGCTGACCAAATTCAAAACTGGGGTTGGATCTGCAATATTCATTCTCAAGCCTCAAGATCATTTACTAGGTAAGTTACGGATCTTTGTTTAGATTTTCATCACAACCAGtctatggaacttgataaaattGCCATTTACCATAAATTTATTCCACTATATTTTGCAACGTTCCTTAAATTTGAACCTAACTCTAGCATGAAGTTATTGTTTTGGTTAAAGCAGGAACCTAAATCTGATTCACAAGCAGCCAACATCTGTCACACTTCTTGCGGTAATATTCTCTAATTCTTGTCTCTGTCATATTATACATTCAAAAAGTTAAGTTCATGTAAACCTTTTGCAAATCAGTCTTAGAAGGGAAAGGTAATATAGTACTGATTGTAGTTGTTAATACAGGATTAGGAAGTATAATCAACTATTAGGAAATAAGAATTGGGATTAGGAATTATTGGGAATAAAGCTACGCTGTATAATATAAATACACAAGTGCTGGGAGAGATTGGTCACCTACCTTCTCGAACCTTTTACTACACTTTATAGCTTACTCACTTTAGCATTCCTTCCTTTGAAGTATATATGCCTGTCTAAGTGTGGAAAACAAAGCATGAAAAGCACTTCTTTTCATCTAATTCCATTCTGAGATATTAATACCGCAGTTTATATCAGTTCTGTGGTCCATCTTGTTGAAAGCAAAAAGGGGTTTTGAGGGTTTAAGGCTTTCAAGTGTCATTTGTGTGCATTGTCTCTTAAGGTTCATTTTATGTTTTAGTTGGGTTGATTATAGCGAGTGAATTATGAATTGTAGCTAGAGGTTCTCTCTTTTTGAATTATAAGGCCTTGAAGCTCGAATAGCTTCCAACTTACTTTGGAAAACTATTCATGTTTTGGGAAATACTCCACTAGCTAACAAGCTTCTTTTGCATGTTTTTCATATGAAAATGGTTGTTTTCTTGATAATACAGGTTCCGTGTATTTTGGGCGTTAATCTAACTGATGTGGATTTGTTAGAATTTCTTCAGCAGGTTAGTCCGCCGACACTAACTAGCTCTCATATTTCACTCCTTTATTTAACTCTAATCTTTCTCATGTGGAATCTTGCTTATGTTCTTGCTTAAATGTTGTGTCATGTTCTCTGAATAATGTACTTGCAACCCACAGCTTGCTGATACAGATGGATCATCAATAGTACCCCCATCAGTGAATCGAGTCCTGAATAACAAGGCTTGCAGGAGTAAGTTAATATTTCATTTATGAATTTGGAGCTACCTCAATGCTCTCTCGCCACCCACCCCCactaaagaaaaagagagaaaaagaattaGAACCAGAAGTGATTTAAgatattattctttatttctgATGTCTTTGTTTACATTTGTATTGGAACAATTAGCTTCGATATGGCTATATGGAACAAATACAGAGGAATGAGGATCAATATAGCAGGCCAACTAATTTTTCGGGTGATGCATAATTGATGGATTTATTCCTGATGTTGCCATTCTATTTATTCATTTTGGTAGGTGCAATTATGTTTGGAGATGCATTGTTGCCTTCAGAATGTTCTCTCATTGTTGAGGAGTTGAAGCAAACTTCGTTGTGTTTTCAAGTGAGTAGAAAATTGCATTTCAAGAAATATCTAGCCAGAGTTGTGTTGGAACTGCATTTGATGGGATGTTTAAGAGAGGAATTCAATATTATTAATGACTGCAATATCTTTTCATTTGTTAGTGTGCTCATGGGCGACCGACTACTGTCCCTCTTGTCAACATGGGTGCTCTGCATGAACAGATTGCTAAGTTAGGTTCGTGGAGTAGGGGTTCCCCCGAGGCATGGCATGGATTACATCGGCATGAAATCAACCTAGAGCGTGCAGCAAAGCGACTAAGATCAGCCATATCCTAGTGTCAAAAAGCTCTCGTGAGTATACCTAATTTGGTTCTGCTTTTGGTGGCAgcaactctctctctctcactcaCACGCACAAACAcattaaaaataggaaaaaggaaCAGATTGTACAGTTTCCATGTAAAGCCAGAGTAACTGTGTATAGAATGTAAGAAATGCTATGATAATgaaattgataatttgattgTATCATTCAACTGTTGAGATGGTTTAATTTGTGTGTCCCGATCTAACCCTCTCATTTTGCTAGACAATATTAAATATCCTGAAGATATGTaatgtgactccttacttgttACAGTGGAGCCAGCTATTTTCCCACAATTCAAGCTGCAGAAAAATTGTATGAATCTCATCTTTTTAGTTAAAACAGCATATTACCGATGTACTTGAGAAGAAATTATGGTTTGTTGTCAACATAGCATTCATTTATTATGCTTTGATCTGAAAAAGATACGGAGCCTCGTTATACCTAATAGAAAACGAAAAGGATGAACTACAAAATCAATTCTCTACGGTTTGATGTGAAGTTCATGAATTATAACTTTAAATGTAGTGAACACATGCATCAAAGCCTTTTTTCCAATCAAAGTTTATATGCAATTTGAAGCTATATCAACCCTAGCAGTAATGATAGGTAGGGATGAAAGTATTTGAACCCGTGACATTTTGTATCCCAAAACAAAGGGGCTACCAAGCTATGCTATGTACGAATCCTAAGGAATTCTCATGACATAATTATGTCATTAAACGCTGAAACTCATCGTGTAAAAATAGTGTTCGGCTAGCGTGGTTTTGAGTAATTCAGATATTTGATACTGTATTTTTcactattaattttttatttttcttcttagcAAAACACTAGCACAAATATTGAATAAGTTTGCTCACCAGACTTATTTGCCTTCCAATTTTCCAAGTTTCTCTCTTAGAATAAATTAATGCATAGATCATTTGTCGGTAACATTATAGGAAAAAGGGACCAAAAAGTCAAcaaccttcttttttttttgtgaaaaatcAAAAAGCTTATAAAACGCGTTGAACAGTGAGAACCACTTTAAAACATttctttgaaattcaaaatcttcACTCCAAAAGTAAAAATTACAAAGCAAATGGAGAAATCAAAACGAAAGTACTATTTACTATATAGTTCCTATAAGCGTGGTCCATGAGTACATATTTTCATACACAGAATCATTCTGTAATATAATCATCAATCAGTGGCTAACGTACGGTAGGATCAAAAACTCTGGCTAGAGTTTTGAGGCTTCTAGTTTCATTCTAAATTTCTGAAACGCATATGAAACTCAGTTTCCAAATTTGTAGTTAGCCGGTCATGTTGTAGTCGTCTGCATGTAGGTATGGATGATAGCTCCCTGGCACTTCCATCTTTCCCATTAGCTGGTCCATTCCTGCATATCCATTTTTATCACATCAAATATCAAAAACATAAATAACAGAACTAACCATTATACGACAGCTACCTAGGgtcggctatatgaatcctGAATAACAATGCCGCTTCATTTAATTTAGGTGTTAGCCAAAGATGTATTTTATTATTCCTGTTCTTTCAGTGTTGCTGCAGGTGCATCGAGTTTGGAATGAGTTTTAGTTGAAAGACAAATACTTTTGTGCTAGAGTAGGTGACAATTGTTAATATGATGCATTAACTCCATGAGAAAGTTTAAGGTACGATAAGTTTTTCTGACAAAGAAGTTCAAAGTATATACTAGTTTATAATGCAGGCCTTCAAATGTTATCGATATCCTTGTGAAACATCAAAAGAATTGATTACTATATGCAGAAATTCCCATCACCTACCTAGTGTGTCTCTTATCACTTTTAGATcacattttgagaatttgagaccAGAAACAATTTTGGCTATGGAGCTCATATTTAGAATTTTGGCAGAAGAGCTCCTTCATTAATATCTAAGTATTGAAGCACTAAGAAGTACAGTCATAAAAACAAAATGATGTTATAGGAAATAGAAGAAACATACTTGGATTGGACATTCCATAGAAGGACATTTGGCCATAACTTGCAGCAGGTTTTGAACTACCGTCAGATGGAAACATAGGCTCGGGTTTACTGGTTCGTGGATCTAGGGAATGCATTCCAGAGCTCACGTCAGGGTTCTCATAGCCAAGATCTTCAGCCATTGAAGTTGGCATGTGAGAAGACTGCAGATCCTCTGGCTTTGTTTTCTTCTCATTGGGCGACTCGACCTCTGTCTCCACCTCTGATTCAGTGTTGTTTATTGCTACAACCTGTTGCTTCCTTTTTGATCGAGCACGCCTATTTTGAAACCAATTATACACATTTGTTTCAGAAATTTGGCCATGTTGAGACAATTCAGAAGTTATCTCTTTGATCTTCTGTTTGCTTGGAGTTCCATTGCCTTGTTCAAATATGCGCTCAAGAATCTGAAGTTGCATAGGCGTTGGAGTCCAGCGTTGTCTGCCAGTGATTTTATGGCCAGCAGATGTCACCAGTGGATCGCAATACAGATTTCCCAGCCTGGCTCCTGAGAAAGCAGGTACAGATTTTGCTCACATAAGATGCATTAAAATTCAGAAAGTACTTGAAACTTATGGACACTCTAAAAGTATTAGAGAATACAAAAGCAGCAAGTCGATCATATGGATGTTATGCACACCATATTAAGACTTTTCAAATGTCCATAATATCCATATGTTCGACTCGCGATGGGATCCTGCTTCTTGCATCATGGTTAACAGTAGCATGATCCCGTCGccaaatcaaaccattcaaATAACACAAGAATACCACGATACAATCATTCACTCTGAAGTTGAATGAAACAAATACTAGTATCTTGAAACATGGAAATGGCAATTTatcatatacataaaatttgaaGAACCACACAAAAGGAGTTTATTATTTCATTGCCTTTGAAGCGGTTTCCTagaataaaaatatcaaacctTAAGTCTGCAAAATCCACCTGTCATTGATAATCGCAATCAATTAAGATTTCAGCATACAGTCACAGGTTCATGCTAATGCATGGTATGGTTGCGTACACCCAGTGGTTCGGCCCTTCCCCAGCCCCACACATAGCGGAAACTTAGTGCAGTCAGCTGGCTGCCAATTGTAAAGCCCACACATAGCGGAAACTTAGTGCAGTCAGCTGGCTGCCACCAATTGTTTTACAGGACTCTCAAAGGATTATGTGGGAGTGAAAACATAAAGGACTATATTTGGATGGGAAgagtaagaaataaaaataaagaatcaaATGAGATTCTATACCAAAAGGAAAGAGTTCAAAAAGTTTGAAAATCAGAAGGAATCAATTGAATGAAATTCTTTATCAAAAGGAAACACAAGACTGAGAATTTTTAAGACATTTAAGTTGAATAGAACtatttgaatcaaatttttttttaccaagtaacagaaaaggtaagaattttgaaatgatttcctttttctattttctcttaagttttaaaaaaaaaaagatgatgaagaaacAGAAAGAGAGAAACCAGTAAAATGGGTAGCTAAAATTGATCCATATTTTCATAGAATTGACAGTAAAAGGTCCAATTATTTATCAACCAACCAaaagaaacaaattaaaaacACCAAATATATAATACAGAGCAATaattagagagagagaaaaaatagaCGGACCAGCAAGATCGTGTTGTGAAGCCATGGATTTGTGCAAATCAACAAGCTGTTCACAAATGGTAGCATAAACAGCGATTTGCTTCCTTAAAACTTCCATTTGTTCATCCGTCATCACTTTCACAAACAtcccaccaccaccaccaccaccacttaCTGCTCCGTTCAATTCCTCCGCCGTCTGCGGCGCTGACACCGGTGGCTGCTGCTGTTGCTGTTTTTCCCACTCCATaattatctcttctttttgtcAATTCCTTAAAAGGGTCATCACAAAATTGTATCTTTTTTTGTTTCTGAGAGTTGAAGTAACCAGAGAGAGTGAGTAAAAAAAGGGTAACGAGAAAGTAAAGCAAAAGCgggagagaagaagaaggagactacttgctacTAAACAGTAAAGACAAGATTTGGATGTATTGTGTATATTCATTCTCTAATATACACTCAGGTGGGAcccaagttttattttttaaaattaaatacttATATCTAAGGCTCCTAgtaattgaaaattgaatgacTTTTTGGGGTCTATTATTAGAGTAGGAAAATGAGTAAATTATTAGAGAAATGATTCTCTTGGGATTGAGGTATATACACCCATAAAACATGATTTTCTTTAATAGAAAATGGACTCTCAAATTTTCTTGGTTAGGTACCATGCCAATTTTGAACGTCAATGTTCGTTCTAATTATGGCCATATAGATTTATTATCTTTTCTAGCTTTCCTTCGAGAGTCGAGTGTCTATACaaataacttttatatattAACAAGtgtaaaaaatttatatattttactttttttagattttacttataaaattatatttaatatgttattgttacattgcatctaaaaaatataattctaCGTATATTTATGAAATGAAAATATATGTTCATACAAATGTTAAGATATATattaaagttataatttttcaaaaattttaagaCTATACCTAACTTTGATTGTTGGCTTATAAATTGACTGTCTCATCTAATTTTTACCTTTTAATGATTTAGGTAATAGTATATCTAGAgtatttttagaatcaaaatGGGTGTAAATATATATACCAGAGAATAGAAAATGAATATAATACTgaatggaaaatgatttatgaaaatatagaaTTGCAGAAAATGGAAAACATCAAAGCTCAGCTGGCTCAGAAGTTTTCACCAACCCATGACATGTTTTTATATGGAAATAAAGGGATTTTCATATATCTTGGTAGATACCAAGCCaaagtttgaaacttttttaatttttttattttccatattttattttCGTATTAGTATTCGACTAATAAATTTGAAGGTTAATATTGAGCAcaaatctttctttttcttctttttttcgaATTTCAacagttttttttatatataattttatgattttgaagtaGCAATTGCTCTTAATCTAGTAGAGGCACATTTAAAATGAAAACGTTTATAGAATGGACGAATAAATTTAGTAGAGGCACATTTAAAAGGAAAACGTTTATAGAATGGACGAATAAATTGACTATCACTTAAATTTGTGAGAGAGTTCCATTTAGACATTTAGAATGAGTTTGTTTCAATTGAATATTTcaacaataaaatatttctatttagatatttttgatgtatatctttttttttagttcgatttaaaaagaatatttcttaatttttttacaactttttacatgatatatttatgaccacaagattaaaagaaattttgttACTTTTTACATATATTTAGTTTGAaactataaaatttaaaaatcttttttatttttttaaacttagTGGCAAATCAAAagcaaacaaataaattaaaacagagtAAGAATTCAGTagcctcaatatatatataagttgtaAAACACCGTCTGTCCAATTAATGTTGAAATGTATAATTAAAGAAAGTAACATTTTATGTGGCTATATATGTAACATGTGCTTGAGAACTcacataattattatttttcaaattttaagacAATAATATTTGATAAGACCACTTTATTTGTATTCAAATATTCAATCGAAGGATATTAtagttcaagtatttaaataaaatttagtgATAAATTCAAGAAATTGTCGATGTAATCTTATCCGGTTTCTTTGGTACAAAAATCACTATACATGTTCATGATTTTAATCTAGTGATTGTCGATGTAATCTAATCCTTTGTCTTTGTTATAgttcaaatatttaaataaaatttagtgACAAATTCAAAAAATTGTCGATGTAATCTTATCCGGTTTCTTTGGTACAAAAATCACTATACATGTTCATGATTTTAATCTAGTAATTATTGATGTAATCTTATCCCTTGTCTTTGGTACAAAAATCACTATAATTGTTCATAATTTTTAGTCTGTTAATTTTATTgatacaacaataataacatatttattaTAACTTTTTCaggataaataaaagaaaacatgaAATTTGAGACATTCACTCATATCCGTACTACAAAAAATGTTTTGTTTAGAATTTGCTTGTGGATTAGGGTATGACTTAATTGTCAGAGTGAATGTTTGAACATTAGCGCACGCCAATGCCGGACGGTCGGTTCTGACACTTACTGCACTTTGTTTTAATAAGGAGTTCACCTGATAACTATTTACTCGGAATCGATTTTTCCTCGATGCTTTTTAAATTGAGTTTATTGCATAAAATTTACTTAATGTGATTTATATCTCTTATGTAAGTTGTAGGTTATTATGCAATGAAAATTTATCTAATGTGTATAAAATGCTCACTACATGCGTCCATCCATTTATCCTTGGATTTCGGAAAAAAATTACTATTAATTAATGTTCATGGAGATTGATCAATGATGACTCACTATcttaaattaagaaaaaaggtcaaaaatatctcaaaactattaaaattaactcaaaaatatctCTCTTTCAccttttgatccaaaaatattcctaatttttcttgtttgttacggttaacttaattttttttatttttcctgtACTGAACAGTCTTTTCATGATTTAGATGATCCTATAATACTAACATGTAGTAGTATTTAGTATAGTAatccctctatttcatattaagtgaatttgtgagtcaatgcatatatattaaaaaaaatattcaaggacataatttgaaccatacttTTCACTATTgccctttgtaaaatcataaatataactttgtaagAAATGTGATTTATcttctagaaaatataaaacttcaataaatgaaaggacaaatataaaaaaaaattcaaacatctattttgaactttgaacaattcaattattttaaacatgaaaaaattctcaaaaattcaattaatataaaatagaaaaaatatttaattaaatgaaTTAATAATGTAATTATTTTACATCATTGAATACCTGTAAAGTCTATAGTAATAGTATTACTAGTAGTTTGTTTTTGTCTTTTGTGTTGTCTAAAGGGGTGAAAAATACAAAAGGGAAGAGGGAAAAGGTCTACCCGGAAAACGCGGCCAATTTGCCCCCAATAATGAGGCacgttttcttctttttgtactCCATTATATACCCCACCCCTCTGACATTGACCTCTCATTCTCtccttttcttattctatttcatattaactgaatttttaagttaatgcatatatattaaaaaatgtattttgtaataaaatttgaatcatattttcttttattatctttttatttaattaaacttataaaaataattaaatataaaattataaatataaataattcttTATTagaatataactttataagtagtgtgatttaatttctaaaaaattacaaaactttATTAATGCAAAGgataaacatgaaaaaagattcacatttttcttaaaatttaaacaattcaactattttgaataataaaaaaagttctagaaattcagttaatatgaaatagaaggAGTATAGATTaccaataaaaaatatattactcttatttagtttaaaTTTGATCTTTAAGAAATAGATCTaaaatattcaatatatatTGGCTGGAAGATGAAAATCAAACAACAGAAACAACATACACTAATCCCACGAGTGAAGTTTGGGTGAGAATATTGCGTACATAATCTTGTCCATGTTTTATGAAGGTAAACAGATAACAGCGAAGGATGCATGTTAAAAATTAAGTAGAATAGAGCAATAGCAAtaacaaataatatgataattaaatcaaaagaaataacCTGTAGTaataaaaacaagaaataagatagtaaaagaataataatgataacaataTCGATAGAAAAATTAGACAACGCTCGACTATCTATTAACCTTCTATTATAATCTTCTACCTTcataccctcctatctaagatTATGTCTGAGGTGTGTCACGTCCTATTTAGTCACATCTCTCCAATATCTCTATCTCTCTTCATATCCACCATACACAGTCAATTCCTCACACCTCCTCGTTAGGGATGTAGAAGGCAAACCAATAAATCGcatcaaaccgacaaatcgaaccaaaccggaaaaaaaacctgactagtgatttggtttgacttggtttggtgtttggaaaaaaacccgaccattataggattggtttgattttaactaaaaaaagtcaaaccgaacccaaatcgatccgattatagatatactacttttaaattatgttatacataaaaatatttattaaaatgtaatttataaatattttttaaaaaaatttcatatatttttctttctttcttacatttagatttggacttgagaagctcatctaaataatatacaaataaagcCCATcatataaagttatattataaagttaaaacttcaaacagtgttctacctccatcttatatgttgatattttgtactagaactctttttaagaaacactcttttgttctttttattagatattatgaaaaattcagaaatctgaaaaaatccgaaaaaacccgaaaaacccgaaaaatatgaaaaatccgagaaatattgatataaaaaacccgaattttattggtttgatttggtttatagattaataacccgacacaaatggtttggtttggtttgtaaaaaattcgaaccaacccggtccatgtataCCCCTACCCCTCGTTATGAGACATCTAGGCATCTTATCTTCGCATGCCCTAACGCATAACCATTTCAGTCTCGATTCTTCTATCTTGTCTACCACAAAAatgaaaatcaaaataattttattatatcaaaataaatttgaaatatcCGCTTTAGGATTGTGATTAATTTAGATTATATTGGCGCCAAACAAAATTCAATAAAGAAGATTgcaataatttttaattaatctcaaatttaagACTTTTAATTAAAAGTGTACAAATGTTATTCATCCTACCACAACATGTGTGGTTCGAAAAGTGTAAGCAACTTAAATACACTCGAGCTAACACAtcacaaactcaaaatttgatggTACCACATGTAAGCGCACATGCACAACCTTATCTCCGTACGTATatgttttcatttttattaattaatgttgAAAGAATGTTAATTGGATTTAGAACATAATGCCAAATCCGTCAAGCAAattaaagcaaaaaaaaaaaaagagttaacCAAGTCAGTACGAATCTAATCTAACACGTGAACTTATGTTGATAGTATTTGTAAAATGCCCTTCTCTCTTGATATTTAATTAtctcatattttaaatttaattgagGAAATATCACCAATCACCAATCAAGAAGAACCTTTCAAGTTTCATCAATCATGTTATTCTTTTAGCAAATCTACTCAATGcaaatttaaatgaaaaaaggTTCCACATTTCACCTTTAATCTTTAGATTTTTGTTCAACCTA
The sequence above is a segment of the Solanum dulcamara chromosome 11, daSolDulc1.2, whole genome shotgun sequence genome. Coding sequences within it:
- the LOC129874165 gene encoding WUSCHEL-related homeobox 8; the protein is MEWEKQQQQQPPVSAPQTAEELNGAVSGGGGGGGMFVKVMTDEQMEVLRKQIAVYATICEQLVDLHKSMASQHDLAGARLGNLYCDPLVTSAGHKITGRQRWTPTPMQLQILERIFEQGNGTPSKQKIKEITSELSQHGQISETNVYNWFQNRRARSKRKQQVVAINNTESEVETEVESPNEKKTKPEDLQSSHMPTSMAEDLGYENPDVSSGMHSLDPRTSKPEPMFPSDGSSKPAASYGQMSFYGMSNPRMDQLMGKMEVPGSYHPYLHADDYNMTG